In the genome of Shewanella denitrificans OS217, the window AACCGCTCAGTAGATGGAGAAAAACATGGTTTTTTCATATGAATATAACGCTAAAACCCAAATATCCCCAGTATGATACTTTAACTGACATCTTGAACATCTTTATGTAGATAGCTAATTGGGTCGCGGGTAGACGTCATTAATTTAGCCATCTTACCTGAATCGATTTCAGCCTGAAGTTGCACAGGTGAACCTCCTACCTTCTTGTTTTTCAGAATAGGACATCGAGGAGGGCTATAGGGACCCAGTTGATTTTATAAGAAGTTACGCGTGTCGATGATCAAGTGCCATGACAAGCCTGCATACGCAATTGTCCAAACCATTATTGCTAGCTTTTGCCAAACCCGCCCCACTGTGTCGTCAGTGGTTCTGAAATGTCAGATGGGGCGACTTGAGTCACGACCAAGAGTCTGGCCTTAGCGGCCAGCAAGCTTTGCGGCGCCTTTGAATAAATTGAAGAAGTTGTCTGTGGTGTACTGGGCTAAATCTTCAAACTGCTCGCCTCTGAGTTCGGCGACAAATTTTGCCACATCATACACATAAGCTGGCTGATTTTCTTGACCTCTGTGGGGAACGGGGGCCAAGTAAGGTGAGTCGGTTTCCACTAATAATCTGTCTTTAGGCACTTTACGAATGACGCTGCGCAGCTCACCTGCATTTTTGAAGGTGACTATGCCTGAAACCGAAATATAAAAGCCTAAGTCTATGGCGGCTTTGGCCATTTCCCAGTTTTCGGTAAAGCAATGCAACACGCCGCCAACCCTGTCAGCATTGCCCGCTTTCAGCATGGCTATGGTGTCTTCTCTGGCATCGCGGGTATGGACAATAAGGGGTTTGTTGACTTGAGTTGCCAAGGCGATTTGCTGCTCAAAACATTGCTGTTGCAATATTTTGGTTTCATCGGCGTAAAAATAATCTAGCCCAGTCTCACCAATGGCCACGACTCTGGCATCGTTGGCATATTCGGCAATTTGGCCTATGTCTAGCCCTTCTTGCACATCTAAGGGATGCACCCCAGAGGAGAGAAACACATTGTCAAAGATGCTGACCTTATCCCGCATGGCTTCAAAACCTTGCTGACGCACGTTAACGCACAAGAGGTAATCGACCCCTTGGGCTTTAGCTGAATCAACAATCAACTTGAGGCTGGCTTGATCTGGGGCCGCTTTTAAGCGGTCTAAATGGCAGTGGGAATCTATAAGCATGGCGAAGATTAAGTCTACTCAAAAAAAGGCAGCCAAGGATACCTAGCTACATGGTACAGGTCAAATCTGCCGAAGCTAATTCCCTAGAAAGCAGTTTCTCAATGTGGTTTTTATGACTTTCAGGATCGGTTTTAATTTTAAGGCCAACCCCAGCAGGACGGCCACCTGAGGCACCTAAGGGATTAATCCACACCACAACACCGGTAAACTCATGCATTTGGGTCGCATCCGGTAACCGATAAGAAATGGTTAAGGTCTCACCCAAATAATGGCTTTCAGATGTCGCGACAAACAGCCCCGCAGGCTTAATAAACGGCATGTAAGCACGATAAAGCTGATGCAAACTGTCAAAATGAACAACAAGATTAACCATCTAATATGACTACCTGTGAGTGTGAGTTAATTGCCTAAACGCCAAAACATAATCCATGCACAAAGCTTGAGTATTGACTGCTGCCATAGTGGTTAACTTATGGCGCATCTCCATGATTTTAGCAGCCAATGTGATGACTTGCGCCTTAGTAAACGCATTGATGTCATTACTTTTTAACACAAAATGGCGTAAGTACAAGTATAACACTTGTAATGCATCGATCAGTTGGTTGTCTTTTAAGGCCAAAAGACTGCCGCACAGGTGGCCAGAACTCAGGCTCATGGCCCATTCTTTGCGATAATTGAGCAAAGTTTGATACTTATCTGACTGCAGGCTTTGCGCCAGTTGAATAGGCCCGCCCACCACACTTAAACACCAAGTGACATCATGGGGCTTAGCGCCATCGGGCACGACGGGCAGTAGTTGCTGCCCCTTAAGCCAAGCATTCACCTCGGCATTGCTGGGCGGCGTGATGCTTAAGGTCTGACAACGGCTTTTGACGGTAGCCAATAGCGCTGCAGTTCTGTCGGTTTGCAGCAGTAAAAAGGTTTCTTTACCCGGCTCTTCTAAGGTTTTCAGTAACGCATTGGCTGAAGCCGTATTCATGCGCTCACTTTGGTAAATGATCGCCACTCGCTTACCGCCCTGCTGGGCCGTTGAGGTCAAACTGCTGCAAAGGCTGCGAATTTGGTCGACCTTGATTTGATTGCCATCCGGCGCGACACTGTGCAAGTCGGGGTGAGTACCTGCACTGACTAACAAGCACGCCTTACATTGACCGCAGGCGCCCACAGGGGTTAAGGCCTGGCATAAGATAAGCTTTGCCATGGATTGGGCCAGCACATCGCCGCCCAGTTGAGTGTGCACGTCCAATAAATGGCCATGACTTAAGCTGCCCAGCCGCACTTGTTTAAGCAAGAGTTCATGGCTTGCACTCAACCAAGGAAGGGATGAGATTTCATAGCTTGTGCTCATTCACGCCTCTTCTCTTATGTCCGTTTTGTGTCTGCTTTGGCTGATATTCAGATAACTTAAGTCGACTCAACACCCTACAAGCCTAGCGGCCAGCGCCTGCTTGATATCATGGTGCACGGCTTCAAGGCTCTGGCTGGCATCTATAACCAAAATGCTGCTGTCTTGGCTTGCCAATTGCAAATAGGTCTCACGGGCGCGTTCAAAAAATGCTAGCGCTTGTTGCTCAATTCTGTCTAGGGCGCCGCGATTAGCTGCCCTTGTTAAGCCAAGGCTTGGCTCAATATCCAGGTACAAGGTTAAGTCTGGCTTAAAGCCTTGTAAACAGGCTTGGCTCAAGGTGTTCACTAAGGGCATCAGGCCACGTCCGCCGCCCTGATAGGCAAGGGATGACAGATTATGCCTGTCTCCCAATACCCATTCGCCGCGCTGTAGCGCAGGTTTTATCACATTGGCGATAAGTTGTGCGCGAGCCGCATAAATCAGCAGGCATTCGGCTTCATCACAGAGGGGATCTTGCGGGTCAGCAATTTTTACCAAATCGCGAATGCGCTCAGCCAGTGGCGTTCCACCAGGCTCGCGGGTACACACGGGCTCATGGCCAGTATGGGATGTCAGCAGTGCCTTAACTAAGGCCACGGCGCTGGATTTACCCGCGCCCTCTAGGCCTTCGATAACCACAAACTTGCCTATGTCTTGCTGCTGTGCTGCTGTCATTTTTTCTTTCTTCTCTGATATTGATTTACCGCCGCGTTATGATCTTTCAGTGTTTTAGAAAACACATGGCTGCCATCGTTACGGGAGACAAAATATAAATAATCCACGTCCGCGGGATGAGCCGCTGCATCTAGGGCTGCCTGACTGGGCGCTGCTATTGGAGTGGGCGGTAAGCCATTTATTTTATAAGTATTAAAGGCC includes:
- a CDS encoding PilZ domain-containing protein; the encoded protein is MVNLVVHFDSLHQLYRAYMPFIKPAGLFVATSESHYLGETLTISYRLPDATQMHEFTGVVVWINPLGASGGRPAGVGLKIKTDPESHKNHIEKLLSRELASADLTCTM
- the holB gene encoding DNA polymerase III subunit delta', with amino-acid sequence MSTSYEISSLPWLSASHELLLKQVRLGSLSHGHLLDVHTQLGGDVLAQSMAKLILCQALTPVGACGQCKACLLVSAGTHPDLHSVAPDGNQIKVDQIRSLCSSLTSTAQQGGKRVAIIYQSERMNTASANALLKTLEEPGKETFLLLQTDRTAALLATVKSRCQTLSITPPSNAEVNAWLKGQQLLPVVPDGAKPHDVTWCLSVVGGPIQLAQSLQSDKYQTLLNYRKEWAMSLSSGHLCGSLLALKDNQLIDALQVLYLYLRHFVLKSNDINAFTKAQVITLAAKIMEMRHKLTTMAAVNTQALCMDYVLAFRQLTHTHR
- a CDS encoding TatD family hydrolase encodes the protein MLIDSHCHLDRLKAAPDQASLKLIVDSAKAQGVDYLLCVNVRQQGFEAMRDKVSIFDNVFLSSGVHPLDVQEGLDIGQIAEYANDARVVAIGETGLDYFYADETKILQQQCFEQQIALATQVNKPLIVHTRDAREDTIAMLKAGNADRVGGVLHCFTENWEMAKAAIDLGFYISVSGIVTFKNAGELRSVIRKVPKDRLLVETDSPYLAPVPHRGQENQPAYVYDVAKFVAELRGEQFEDLAQYTTDNFFNLFKGAAKLAGR
- the tmk gene encoding dTMP kinase is translated as MTAAQQQDIGKFVVIEGLEGAGKSSAVALVKALLTSHTGHEPVCTREPGGTPLAERIRDLVKIADPQDPLCDEAECLLIYAARAQLIANVIKPALQRGEWVLGDRHNLSSLAYQGGGRGLMPLVNTLSQACLQGFKPDLTLYLDIEPSLGLTRAANRGALDRIEQQALAFFERARETYLQLASQDSSILVIDASQSLEAVHHDIKQALAARLVGC